In Pseudoduganella albidiflava, a single window of DNA contains:
- a CDS encoding EAL domain-containing response regulator produces MPPTSTPIGTGQDELVFLDEAPRQPAAAPRSAWRVMIVDDDADVHSTTTFALGNLDMGGRPLEFVHAYSAAEARELLARERDIAVILLDVVMEQEHAGLHLVRHIRETLKLADVRIILRTGQPGYAPEIDAIRDFDINDYKTKSELTRIKLYTTVTAAIRSYEQIRRLDDHRRGLNRIVEAGSALMALHGMRDFAAGALVQAAALLGQPASGLLCVGGEGGTAQVVAACGAWQATEGRVLGPDTDPPMPPALARALAGRCNVFGDDAVALHLVGKACRTFAALLDVPCLPPELDRKLLDVFAANVAVGLDNVELVSHLHDAAFYDTLSKLPNRTRVIEILDATLASPARVAATLCLVDLDHFAETNDALGHAFGDGLLAAVAARLRDSLDRQLTVARIGGDIFCVLGDAAQVNPAAILALFQQPFEIEGQTVQVSATLGLVRLAEHDGSGTDALKDADIALKRAKTQQRAGHFYFTRNMGVEIRERVRMMHALRTAFSKHELFLAYQPQIDLATRRAVGAEALLRWRAADGRFVPPDRFIPIAEYSGLIIDIGEWVLRTACAELVRLRAAGHHEFTMSINVSQVQFRHPQFLQVLRNALADTGAPPRHVELEITESMAMEEPDTFIEMLAQVKETGVHIAIDDFGTGFSSLSHLQRLRLDRLKIDRAFVTEISGASRGSSIAEMVIQLGRNLGLSVVAEGVEDELQARVLQQLGCPLAQGFLFARPMAAGDLYGWLASQPAQNA; encoded by the coding sequence ATGCCCCCAACGAGCACACCCATCGGCACTGGACAGGATGAACTGGTGTTCCTGGACGAGGCGCCCCGGCAACCGGCCGCGGCGCCGCGCAGCGCCTGGCGGGTGATGATCGTCGACGACGACGCGGATGTGCATTCCACCACCACCTTCGCGCTGGGCAACCTCGACATGGGCGGCCGCCCGCTCGAGTTCGTGCATGCCTACTCGGCCGCCGAGGCGCGCGAACTGCTGGCGCGCGAGCGCGACATCGCCGTCATCCTGCTCGACGTGGTGATGGAGCAGGAACACGCCGGCCTGCACCTGGTGCGCCACATCCGCGAAACGCTGAAGCTGGCCGACGTGCGGATCATCCTGCGTACCGGCCAGCCCGGCTACGCGCCGGAAATCGACGCGATCCGCGATTTCGACATCAACGACTACAAGACCAAGTCCGAGCTCACCCGCATCAAGCTGTACACGACGGTGACGGCGGCGATCCGTTCGTACGAGCAGATCCGCCGCCTGGACGACCACCGCCGCGGCCTGAACCGCATTGTCGAAGCCGGCAGCGCGCTGATGGCGCTGCACGGCATGCGCGACTTCGCCGCCGGGGCCCTGGTCCAGGCCGCCGCGCTGCTGGGCCAGCCCGCCAGCGGACTGCTGTGCGTGGGTGGCGAAGGCGGCACCGCCCAGGTCGTCGCCGCCTGCGGGGCCTGGCAGGCCACCGAGGGCCGCGTGCTGGGACCCGATACCGATCCGCCCATGCCGCCGGCACTGGCCCGCGCACTGGCCGGGCGGTGCAACGTGTTCGGCGACGACGCCGTCGCGCTGCACCTGGTCGGCAAGGCATGCCGCACCTTTGCCGCGCTGCTCGACGTGCCGTGCCTTCCGCCGGAACTGGACCGGAAGCTGCTCGACGTCTTCGCCGCCAATGTCGCCGTCGGCCTCGACAACGTCGAGCTGGTGTCGCACCTGCATGACGCGGCGTTCTACGACACCCTGTCGAAGCTGCCGAACCGCACGCGCGTGATCGAGATCCTCGATGCCACGCTGGCCAGTCCGGCCCGCGTGGCCGCCACGCTGTGCCTGGTCGACCTGGACCATTTCGCCGAGACCAACGATGCGCTGGGCCACGCCTTCGGCGACGGCCTGCTGGCCGCCGTGGCGGCGCGCCTGCGCGACAGCCTGGACCGCCAGCTTACCGTCGCGCGCATCGGCGGCGACATCTTCTGCGTGCTGGGCGATGCCGCGCAGGTGAACCCGGCCGCCATCCTCGCGCTGTTCCAGCAGCCGTTCGAGATCGAGGGCCAGACCGTGCAAGTCTCGGCCACGCTGGGCCTGGTACGGCTGGCCGAGCACGATGGCAGCGGCACCGATGCGCTGAAGGATGCCGATATCGCCCTCAAGCGCGCCAAGACGCAGCAGCGCGCCGGCCATTTCTATTTCACGCGCAACATGGGCGTCGAGATCCGCGAACGGGTGCGCATGATGCACGCGCTGCGCACCGCGTTCAGCAAGCACGAGCTGTTCCTGGCTTACCAGCCGCAGATCGACCTGGCCACGCGCCGGGCCGTGGGCGCCGAAGCGCTGCTGCGCTGGCGCGCCGCCGATGGACGCTTCGTGCCGCCCGACCGTTTCATCCCGATCGCCGAGTATTCCGGGCTGATCATCGACATCGGCGAATGGGTGCTGCGCACCGCCTGCGCCGAACTGGTCCGCCTGCGCGCGGCGGGCCACCACGAATTCACGATGTCGATCAACGTGTCGCAGGTGCAGTTCCGCCATCCGCAATTCCTGCAGGTGCTGCGCAATGCGCTGGCCGACACGGGCGCCCCGCCCCGCCATGTGGAACTGGAAATCACCGAATCCATGGCAATGGAAGAGCCGGACACGTTCATCGAGATGCTGGCGCAGGTCAAGGAAACCGGCGTGCACATCGCGATCGACGACTTCGGTACCGGCTTCTCGTCGCTGTCGCACCTGCAGCGCCTGCGGCTCGACCGGCTGAAGATCGACCGCGCGTTCGTGACCGAGATCAGCGGCGCCTCGCGCGGCAGCAGCATCGCCGAGATGGTGATCCAGCTGGGCCGCAACCTGGGCCTGTCGGTGGTGGCGGAAGGCGTCGAGGACGAACTGCAGGCGCGCGTGCTGCAACAGCTGGGCTGCCCGCTGGCCCAGGGCTTCCTGTTCGCCCGGCCGATGGCCGCCGGGGACCTGTACGGCTGGCTGGCCAGCCAGCCCGCGCAGAACGCCTAG
- the wrbA gene encoding NAD(P)H:quinone oxidoreductase, producing the protein MNAPNLIILVLFYSRHGATRRLAELIAQGIESVPGCDARLRTVPAVSTVTEATEPEVPVDGAPYVELADLDECAGIAVGSPTRFGNMASAMKYFWDGTSSQWLSGSLAGKPACVFTSTGSLHGGQESTLLSMMIPLLHHGLMVIGLPYTHPDLMTTSSGGTPYGASHWAGVDGRKPVTDEEKRIAVALGKRLAETAVKLRGR; encoded by the coding sequence ATGAACGCGCCCAATCTGATTATCCTCGTTTTGTTCTATTCCCGGCATGGGGCCACCCGCAGGCTGGCCGAGCTGATCGCGCAGGGCATCGAAAGCGTGCCCGGCTGCGATGCGCGGCTGCGCACGGTGCCCGCGGTGTCCACCGTCACCGAGGCCACCGAGCCGGAGGTGCCGGTCGACGGGGCGCCCTACGTGGAACTGGCCGACCTCGATGAATGCGCCGGCATCGCCGTGGGTTCGCCCACCCGCTTCGGCAACATGGCTTCCGCCATGAAATACTTCTGGGACGGCACCTCGAGCCAATGGCTGTCCGGCAGCCTGGCGGGCAAGCCGGCCTGCGTGTTCACCTCCACCGGCAGCCTGCATGGCGGCCAGGAATCCACCCTGCTGTCGATGATGATCCCGCTGCTGCACCACGGCCTGATGGTCATCGGCCTGCCCTACACGCATCCGGACCTGATGACCACCTCGTCCGGCGGCACGCCGTACGGCGCCAGCCACTGGGCCGGCGTGGATGGCCGCAAGCCCGTCACGGACGAGGAAAAGCGCATCGCCGTGGCGCTCGGCAAGCGGCTGGCCGAAACGGCCGTCAAGCTGCGGGGCCGGTAA
- a CDS encoding HDOD domain-containing protein: MTGGTTNSHLGEQTLALLWERTRRQGDMPAFAKAIGAVLGAMRGEEDGEFSMTETVLSDPVLTNKVLRLANSSMYSAFGQHVNTVSKAVLVLGTEAIGHLALGLKLVEELSSGASDSTQAHVEMEKAVLAGLVAREIAATVRSPQTELAVVCSMLHTLGRMMVTFYLPEHWQKLQQRGGSGNEDAAARELLGITLEEIGMAAAQRWNLPRNLVTGMRSVAIPGDDAPADDTPADDTPAALPASDWVAGIATLSRHCAASLWNDDEAGAAEVARISAVFSPLLGLELEQVRGAIAQARETAAEELAIAPLSKPLERRARAMAQTRQRAAGNRILQSGLADMRDMVDSASPGQMVSAALETVYKGLDFSRAVAFVRNRRENRYAARMCFGSLPKEQLAAMSFEDAYEPNVFHAALNSDRVIFIENARDPKFAAKLPQWWKTGLAEARSFVILPLSANGQPTGFLYGDWDETFPEIQLSPTEFALLNDLRGLVVKAIERRHQLELVSSRAA, encoded by the coding sequence ATGACCGGCGGCACAACCAACAGCCACCTCGGCGAGCAGACCCTGGCCCTGCTGTGGGAACGCACGCGCCGCCAGGGCGACATGCCCGCATTCGCGAAGGCCATCGGTGCCGTGCTCGGCGCCATGCGCGGCGAGGAAGATGGCGAGTTTTCCATGACCGAAACGGTGCTGTCCGATCCCGTGCTCACCAACAAGGTGCTGCGCCTGGCCAACAGCAGCATGTATTCGGCATTCGGCCAGCACGTCAACACCGTCAGCAAGGCCGTGCTGGTGCTGGGCACGGAAGCCATCGGCCACCTGGCGCTGGGCCTGAAACTGGTCGAGGAACTGTCGTCCGGGGCCAGCGATTCCACGCAGGCCCATGTGGAAATGGAGAAGGCCGTGCTGGCCGGGCTGGTGGCGCGCGAGATCGCCGCCACCGTACGCAGCCCGCAGACGGAACTGGCCGTCGTCTGCTCGATGCTGCACACGCTGGGCCGCATGATGGTCACCTTCTACCTGCCCGAGCATTGGCAAAAGCTGCAGCAGCGCGGCGGTAGCGGCAACGAAGACGCGGCGGCGCGCGAACTGCTGGGCATCACGCTGGAGGAAATCGGCATGGCCGCCGCCCAGCGCTGGAACCTGCCGCGCAACCTGGTGACTGGCATGCGCAGCGTGGCAATACCGGGCGATGATGCGCCGGCCGATGATACGCCGGCCGATGACACGCCGGCCGCGTTGCCGGCGTCGGACTGGGTAGCCGGCATCGCCACGCTGTCGCGGCACTGCGCCGCCTCGCTGTGGAACGACGACGAAGCGGGCGCCGCCGAGGTGGCCCGCATCAGTGCCGTGTTTTCACCGCTGCTGGGGCTGGAGCTGGAGCAGGTGCGCGGCGCCATCGCCCAGGCCCGCGAAACCGCGGCCGAAGAGCTGGCGATCGCGCCGCTGTCGAAACCGCTCGAACGCCGCGCCCGCGCCATGGCCCAGACGCGCCAGCGCGCCGCCGGCAACCGCATCCTGCAAAGCGGCCTGGCCGACATGCGCGACATGGTCGACAGCGCCAGCCCCGGCCAGATGGTCTCGGCGGCGCTGGAAACCGTGTACAAGGGACTCGATTTCTCGCGTGCGGTGGCGTTCGTGCGCAATCGCCGCGAGAACCGCTATGCGGCGCGGATGTGCTTCGGCTCGCTGCCGAAGGAACAGCTGGCGGCGATGTCGTTCGAGGATGCGTATGAACCCAACGTGTTCCACGCGGCGCTGAACAGCGACCGCGTGATCTTCATCGAGAACGCGCGCGACCCGAAGTTCGCGGCCAAGCTGCCGCAATGGTGGAAGACCGGCCTGGCCGAAGCGCGCAGCTTCGTGATCCTGCCGCTGTCGGCGAATGGCCAGCCGACCGGCTTCCTGTATGGCGACTGGGATGAGACGTTCCCGGAGATCCAGCTGTCGCCCACCGAATTCGCCCTGCTGAACGATTTGCGGGGGCTGGTGGTGAAGGCCATCGAACGCCGCCACCAGCTCGAACTGGTGAGCAGCCGCGCCGCCTGA
- a CDS encoding DUF2069 domain-containing protein has product MYGARQQVLWWGALVSVAALIALCLLWETVLAPLKPGGSWLALKAVPLLFPLIGVLKRDLYTLQWSSMMILAYLAEGVVRGYSDKAMPWLGWAEAALVFVFFCCALLYVHPYKRAAKKAARELLDKVARSRNGHK; this is encoded by the coding sequence ATGTACGGCGCGCGCCAGCAGGTATTGTGGTGGGGGGCGCTGGTCAGCGTGGCCGCGCTGATCGCCTTGTGCCTGTTGTGGGAAACCGTGCTGGCGCCGCTCAAGCCCGGCGGTTCCTGGCTGGCGCTGAAGGCCGTGCCGCTGCTGTTCCCGCTGATCGGGGTATTGAAGCGCGACCTGTACACGCTGCAATGGTCGTCGATGATGATCCTGGCCTACCTGGCCGAAGGCGTGGTGCGCGGCTACAGCGACAAGGCCATGCCCTGGCTGGGCTGGGCCGAGGCGGCGCTGGTCTTCGTGTTCTTCTGCTGCGCGCTGCTCTATGTCCACCCGTACAAGCGGGCCGCGAAGAAGGCCGCGCGCGAACTGCTGGACAAGGTTGCCCGCAGCCGGAACGGCCACAAGTAA
- the aroC gene encoding chorismate synthase, producing the protein MSGNSFGKLFTVTTFGESHGPAIGCVIDGCPPGLALSEADIQPELDRRKPGTSRHVTQRQEPDAVQILSGVYEGVTTGTPIALLIRNEDQRSKDYGNIVESFRPGHADYTYWHKYGVRDPRGGGRSSARLTAPVVGAAAIAKKWLKEQYGTEFAGCMRTLGEIDVPFQDFAHVPTNPFFAATADAALIARMESYMDELRKSGDSIGARIDVVARNVPVGLGQPIYDKLDADIAYAMMGINAVKGVEIGAGFASVAQRGSEHGDELTPQGFVGNHAGGVLGGISTGQDITVSIAIKPTSSIRTPRRSIDKAGNPVMVETFGRHDPCVGIRATPIAEAMLALVLIDHALMHRAQCGDVRVTTPDIGRQG; encoded by the coding sequence ATGTCCGGCAATTCCTTTGGCAAGCTGTTCACGGTAACGACTTTTGGCGAATCACACGGACCGGCGATCGGTTGCGTCATCGATGGCTGCCCGCCGGGCCTGGCGCTCAGCGAAGCCGATATCCAGCCCGAGCTGGACCGCCGCAAGCCCGGTACCTCGCGCCACGTCACGCAGCGGCAGGAACCGGATGCGGTGCAGATCCTGTCCGGCGTGTATGAAGGCGTCACCACCGGCACCCCGATCGCACTGCTGATCCGCAACGAGGACCAGCGCAGCAAGGACTACGGCAACATCGTCGAGAGTTTCCGCCCCGGCCATGCCGACTACACGTACTGGCACAAGTATGGCGTGCGCGATCCGCGCGGTGGCGGCCGCTCGTCGGCGCGGCTGACCGCTCCCGTGGTGGGCGCGGCGGCGATCGCCAAGAAATGGCTGAAGGAGCAGTACGGTACCGAGTTCGCCGGCTGCATGCGCACGCTGGGCGAGATCGACGTGCCTTTCCAGGATTTCGCGCACGTGCCCACCAATCCGTTTTTCGCGGCCACGGCCGACGCGGCGCTGATCGCGCGGATGGAAAGCTACATGGATGAGTTGCGCAAGTCCGGCGATTCGATCGGTGCGCGCATCGACGTGGTGGCGCGCAACGTGCCGGTGGGCCTGGGCCAGCCGATCTACGACAAGCTCGATGCCGACATCGCCTATGCGATGATGGGCATCAACGCCGTGAAGGGCGTGGAAATCGGCGCCGGCTTCGCGTCGGTCGCGCAGCGCGGCTCGGAGCATGGCGACGAACTGACCCCGCAGGGCTTCGTGGGCAACCACGCCGGCGGCGTGCTGGGCGGCATTTCGACGGGCCAGGACATCACGGTATCGATCGCCATCAAGCCGACCTCGTCGATCCGCACGCCGCGCCGCTCGATCGACAAGGCCGGCAATCCGGTGATGGTGGAAACGTTCGGCCGCCACGATCCGTGCGTGGGCATCCGTGCCACGCCGATCGCCGAAGCCATGCTGGCGCTGGTGCTGATCGACCACGCGCTGATGCACCGCGCGCAGTGCGGCGACGTGCGCGTGACCACGCCGGATATCGGCCGCCAGGGCTGA
- the upp gene encoding uracil phosphoribosyltransferase yields the protein MKQDPRFPNLFITDHPLIQHKLSHMRDKATSTRTFRELLKEITLLMGYEITRDLPLTTREIETPLMTVDAPVIAGKKLAVVPILRAGIGMSDGLLNLVPSARVGHIGVFRDPATHQPVEYLVRLPDLVDRTFILCDPMVATGNSAVHAIEVLKNRGVTDDQIIFLALVAAPEGITVVQKAHPGVKIYCASLDSHLNDHAYIVPGLGDAGDRIFGTK from the coding sequence ATGAAACAAGATCCGCGCTTCCCGAACCTTTTCATTACCGATCATCCGCTGATCCAGCACAAGCTGAGCCACATGCGCGACAAGGCAACGTCGACCCGCACGTTCCGCGAGCTGCTGAAGGAAATCACGCTGCTGATGGGCTATGAAATCACTCGTGACCTGCCGCTGACGACGCGCGAGATCGAAACCCCGCTGATGACGGTCGACGCCCCCGTGATCGCCGGCAAGAAGCTGGCCGTGGTGCCGATCCTGCGTGCCGGCATCGGCATGAGCGATGGCTTGCTGAACCTGGTGCCATCGGCCCGCGTCGGGCATATCGGCGTGTTCCGCGATCCGGCAACGCACCAGCCGGTCGAGTACCTGGTGCGGTTGCCCGACCTGGTCGACCGCACGTTCATCCTGTGCGATCCGATGGTCGCCACCGGCAATTCGGCCGTCCACGCCATCGAAGTGCTGAAGAACCGCGGCGTGACGGACGACCAGATCATTTTCCTGGCGCTGGTGGCCGCGCCCGAAGGCATCACGGTGGTGCAGAAGGCGCACCCGGGCGTGAAGATCTACTGCGCGTCGCTGGACTCGCACCTGAACGACCACGCCTACATCGTGCCCGGCCTGGGCGATGCGGGCGACCGCATTTTCGGCACCAAGTAA
- a CDS encoding CBS domain-containing protein, whose product MKVSEILQVKGNILYTITPDQPLVEAATTMAEKDIGSLVVMEYGDLVGMLTFREVLKALHANEGSVGGGTVRKHMDDHPITVTPDTEVNEVRRIMLEKHARYLPVMNAKTLLGVISFYDVARAVLEAQSFENRMLKAYIRDWPAEQDETTN is encoded by the coding sequence ATGAAAGTCTCAGAAATCCTTCAAGTCAAGGGTAACATCCTCTACACGATCACGCCGGACCAGCCGCTGGTGGAAGCTGCCACCACGATGGCCGAGAAGGACATCGGCTCGCTCGTCGTGATGGAGTATGGCGACCTGGTGGGCATGCTGACCTTCCGCGAAGTGCTCAAGGCGCTGCACGCGAACGAAGGGTCGGTGGGCGGCGGCACCGTGCGCAAGCACATGGACGACCATCCGATCACCGTGACGCCCGATACCGAAGTCAACGAAGTGCGCCGCATCATGCTGGAAAAGCACGCGCGCTACCTGCCGGTGATGAATGCCAAGACCTTGCTGGGCGTGATCTCGTTCTATGACGTGGCACGCGCCGTGCTGGAAGCGCAGAGCTTCGAGAACCGCATGCTGAAGGCTTACATCCGCGACTGGCCGGCCGAGCAGGACGAGACGACGAACTGA
- a CDS encoding YihY family inner membrane protein, whose protein sequence is MKQRINTLYRFVVNRCGDGVAELRSLSWAEVRDLGLFARRRLREESLPQVAGGLTFTTVFALVPVLTIALAIFTTFPMFMAFRTALEAYFIQSVMPKAISETILSYLTTFAAQATGLSAIGAVTLVATSAAMMGMIERVFNRIWGVKAERRWTRRLLVYWALITLGPLLVGVSISLSTDVFSATSSLVGNVAGALAYSVLSLVLATAGFTFLYMVVPNKAVDWRDALAGGVLAGLAFELAKRGFAVFITEFPTYSKIYGALAALPLFLLWVYLSWLITLLGALLTAALPVIKYERWWYEPVPGGAFVDALAVLKVLHGASRYGDTALVSSGAIRARTRLGFDELDTLLDQMQDKGWVGRVRVEPAPRVQFGKRVDDTGDHWVLLANPEVLTLAEVYRLFVFGGMPVNAGVAQESSDPRDVAARRDAARLARHVEDAVEAGLGLSLADHFGPAVDRAAVPLVQDGHG, encoded by the coding sequence TTGAAGCAACGTATCAACACCCTCTACCGTTTCGTCGTCAACCGCTGCGGCGACGGGGTGGCCGAGCTGCGCTCGCTGTCCTGGGCCGAAGTGCGCGACCTGGGCCTGTTCGCGCGGCGCCGGCTGCGCGAGGAAAGCCTGCCCCAGGTGGCCGGCGGCCTCACCTTCACCACCGTGTTCGCGCTGGTGCCGGTGCTGACGATCGCGCTGGCCATCTTCACCACCTTCCCCATGTTCATGGCGTTCCGCACGGCGCTGGAAGCGTATTTCATCCAGAGCGTGATGCCGAAGGCGATCTCGGAAACCATCCTGTCCTATCTCACCACGTTCGCGGCGCAGGCCACCGGGCTGTCGGCCATCGGGGCGGTGACGCTGGTGGCCACGTCGGCGGCGATGATGGGCATGATCGAGCGCGTGTTCAACCGCATCTGGGGCGTGAAGGCGGAGCGGCGCTGGACGCGCCGGCTGCTGGTCTACTGGGCCCTGATCACGCTGGGGCCGCTGCTGGTGGGCGTGTCGATCTCGCTGTCGACGGATGTGTTCTCGGCCACTTCCAGCCTGGTCGGCAATGTTGCCGGCGCGCTGGCGTATTCGGTACTGTCCCTGGTGCTGGCGACGGCCGGCTTCACGTTCCTGTACATGGTGGTGCCGAACAAGGCGGTGGACTGGCGCGATGCGCTGGCCGGCGGCGTGCTGGCCGGGCTGGCCTTCGAGCTGGCCAAGCGGGGCTTTGCCGTGTTCATCACGGAATTTCCCACCTATTCGAAGATCTATGGCGCGCTGGCGGCGCTGCCGCTGTTCCTGCTGTGGGTGTACCTGTCGTGGCTGATCACGCTGCTGGGCGCTCTGCTGACGGCGGCGCTGCCGGTGATCAAGTACGAGCGCTGGTGGTACGAACCGGTGCCGGGCGGCGCCTTCGTCGATGCGCTGGCCGTGCTGAAGGTGCTGCACGGCGCCAGCCGCTACGGCGATACGGCGCTGGTCTCGTCGGGCGCGATCCGGGCCCGCACGCGGCTGGGCTTCGACGAGCTGGATACCTTGCTGGACCAGATGCAGGACAAGGGCTGGGTGGGCCGCGTGCGCGTGGAACCGGCGCCGCGCGTGCAGTTCGGCAAGCGTGTCGACGATACGGGTGATCATTGGGTGTTGCTGGCCAATCCCGAGGTGCTGACGCTGGCCGAGGTCTACCGGCTGTTCGTGTTCGGCGGCATGCCCGTCAATGCCGGCGTGGCGCAGGAATCGAGCGACCCGCGCGACGTGGCGGCCCGGCGCGACGCGGCCCGGCTGGCACGCCATGTCGAGGATGCCGTGGAAGCGGGCCTCGGCCTGTCGCTGGCCGACCATTTCGGCCCGGCCGTGGACCGTGCCGCGGTGCCGCTCGTGCAGGATGGGCATGGATGA
- a CDS encoding putative bifunctional diguanylate cyclase/phosphodiesterase, producing MLSSSTTPPPDSARLAFDAMLEEAGDIVFRLDPAGNVLFASRRAMTVLGPQRTVVGRALAVFVSELDRAALQGALAGLANSGVARLELRLQPADSDVWFDLRFSTFAGADGSAQLLVVGRDLSEQQAAEERLRHMATHDLLTGLPNRLLLSDRIRMTIAQARRSGQGFSVAAIGLDSFKKVNDGLGHPVGDAVLKMAAARLSKTLRDSDTLARVGGDEFVAVLPGTFNEQQIRLVTGRLLATLQAPFEIDAHTIYIGASVGVAVYPQHAEDEVRLVALADAALSRAKETGKARCVVYSPRHSSPTEEDISLEAAMFQAVREGEFVLHYQPIVDAGTREIEGFETLMRWKHPTLGMVSPARFIPIAETNGLINLLGAWALKAACVQLRQFQEAAKRPLYISVNISPRQFRSDKFLDVLDDAISYSGLSGDQLVLEITEGTLMIDPSHAEAILGKMAERRARIAIDDFGTGYSSLAYLKRFPISVLKIDRAFIRDLPGSQKDGAICNAVLDLARHLSLSVVAEGVETEEQMAYMRERGCRYVQGYLTGKPMAANAALAALTERHFEEIRRGDVARVVQ from the coding sequence ATGCTTTCCAGTTCCACGACGCCACCGCCCGACTCCGCACGGCTTGCTTTCGACGCCATGCTCGAAGAAGCCGGCGATATCGTGTTCCGGCTCGATCCAGCGGGAAACGTGCTGTTCGCCAGCCGCCGCGCCATGACGGTGCTGGGCCCGCAACGCACCGTGGTGGGCCGCGCCCTGGCGGTGTTCGTGTCCGAACTGGATCGGGCCGCCCTGCAGGGCGCGCTGGCGGGGCTGGCGAACAGCGGCGTGGCGCGCCTTGAACTGCGCTTGCAGCCGGCCGACAGCGACGTCTGGTTCGACCTGCGCTTTTCCACCTTTGCCGGCGCGGATGGATCGGCGCAGCTGCTGGTGGTGGGCCGCGACCTGTCGGAACAGCAAGCCGCCGAGGAACGCCTGCGGCACATGGCGACGCACGACCTTCTCACCGGCTTGCCGAACCGCCTGCTGCTGTCGGACCGCATCCGCATGACGATTGCCCAGGCGCGCCGTTCGGGCCAGGGTTTCTCCGTCGCTGCCATCGGGCTGGACAGTTTTAAAAAGGTCAACGACGGGCTGGGCCACCCGGTCGGCGACGCGGTGCTCAAGATGGCCGCCGCACGGCTGAGCAAGACGCTGCGCGACAGCGATACGCTGGCGCGCGTGGGCGGCGACGAATTCGTGGCCGTGCTGCCCGGCACCTTCAACGAGCAGCAGATCCGCCTGGTCACAGGCCGCCTGCTGGCCACGCTGCAGGCGCCGTTCGAGATCGACGCGCACACCATCTATATCGGCGCATCGGTCGGCGTGGCGGTGTATCCGCAGCATGCCGAGGACGAGGTGCGGCTGGTCGCGCTGGCCGATGCCGCGCTGTCGCGCGCCAAGGAAACGGGCAAGGCGCGCTGCGTGGTGTACAGCCCGCGCCACTCGAGCCCGACCGAAGAAGACATCTCGCTCGAAGCGGCCATGTTCCAGGCCGTGCGCGAAGGCGAATTCGTGCTGCATTACCAGCCCATCGTCGATGCCGGCACGCGCGAGATCGAAGGCTTTGAAACGCTGATGCGCTGGAAGCACCCCACCCTCGGCATGGTGTCGCCGGCGCGCTTCATCCCCATTGCCGAGACCAACGGACTGATCAACCTGCTGGGGGCGTGGGCGCTGAAGGCGGCCTGCGTACAGCTCAGGCAATTCCAGGAAGCAGCGAAACGGCCGCTATACATCTCTGTTAATATCAGCCCCCGCCAATTTCGCAGTGACAAGTTTTTAGACGTGCTAGACGACGCCATTTCCTATTCCGGCCTGTCCGGCGACCAGCTCGTGCTCGAGATCACCGAGGGCACGCTGATGATCGACCCAAGCCACGCCGAAGCCATCCTCGGCAAGATGGCCGAACGCCGCGCCCGGATCGCGATCGACGATTTCGGTACCGGCTACTCGTCGCTGGCCTACCTGAAGCGCTTCCCGATCTCGGTGCTGAAGATCGACCGCGCCTTCATCCGCGACCTGCCCGGCTCGCAAAAGGATGGCGCGATCTGCAACGCCGTACTGGACCTGGCGCGCCACCTGTCGCTCTCCGTGGTCGCCGAAGGCGTGGAAACCGAAGAGCAGATGGCCTACATGCGCGAACGGGGCTGCCGCTACGTGCAGGGCTACCTGACCGGCAAGCCGATGGCCGCCAACGCGGCGCTCGCGGCGCTGACCGAACGGCACTTCGAGGAAATCCGGCGCGGTGACGTGGCGCGGGTGGTGCAATGA